In Montipora capricornis isolate CH-2021 chromosome 4, ASM3666992v2, whole genome shotgun sequence, a single genomic region encodes these proteins:
- the LOC138047169 gene encoding probable splicing factor, arginine/serine-rich 6 has protein sequence MSVKTYKVYVGNLGSNGSKRELEREFERFGRLHDVWVARNPPGFAFVEFEDLHDAEDAIKSLDGARICGERVRVEMARNRSSRGGGGGGGSGGGGGGRSRGSVGHDGYGGGGRRFEERGSDRFDDRSRSPYRSPPRRRGRSAEGERWGGGRGRSRSRSPRRF, from the exons ATGTCTGTCAAGACTTACAAAGTGTATGTTGGGAACCTTGGCAGCAATGGTTCTAAGAGAGAACTTGAAAGAGAATTTGAGAGATTTGGTAGACTCCATGATGTCTGGGTAGCTCGCAACCCCCCAGGCTTcgcttttgttgaatttgaaGATCTCCATGATGCAGAAGACGCTATCAAGTCACTTGATGGGGCTAGAATTTGTGGAGAAAGAGTGCGTGTTGAAATGGCACGAAATCGTAGCAGTCGAGGAGGTGGTGGCGGGGGTGGCAGTGGTGGTGGTGGAGGAGGACGTTCCAGGGGCTCAGTCGGCCACGATGGCTATGGAGGTGGAGGGAGGCGTTTTGAGGAAAGAGGCTCTGATCGCTTTGATGACAGATCAAGGTCCCCTTACAG GTCGCCTCCACGACGAAGAGGCAGGTCTGCAGAAGGAGAAAG GTGGGGTGGAGGAAGAGGAAGGAGCAGGTCTCGTAGCCCAAGGAGATTTTAA
- the LOC138047170 gene encoding uncharacterized protein yields the protein MAMELDQVFNFLKEKRNLEEDVCQAFKDEKMDFAAVRMASDSDFQALGIRRRGDILALRSFVLSDEENQREKEGKKRKLLELTKQLASKSLKKKPGSLGLKGKLSEDAGREIPPTQRLKKIQIGWMHYNEKDRRYVAVRMAKGGGTREVSLPLESTSEEVMKAMKGIFFPDRTSVFGSTDRMTFALGNFRCEEIVHDNFTLVKYITKHKLTKVRLYILSKASSEKFEYQQKEVIPLSDDDSDLMTSAFEDKQGTSQSQLLGSSEDRESLRIQQEREYLECLATDREKEKEKRQELLLLQEKTARQESLRDSRAKRVPFEPPTNAPHITVSVRHLTLGIQMRRFDNSGQVGSVYDWVGSLSLEPEYFTLSMPDNANISPALPIETVNRVMLSMAECAETPSFPDDDICFKGFGAGPEENHSSYSDESDETTEPLSRVSDKPPHVLMKEDEDLKDVESPGEDDQGVEFTALNIEAMHAGFSTGGSLDTNEGSSPLNSSDDEFQVEEAATNVQGRRGRRASPGYQFRQRYLQEVTKFAEVNEAEEQSQRNISHKRMDILEKLLDLGETKQVTIDRENIVENMLRLYSKGDVTECLLNVNFYNESAVDFDGVKREAFTLFWEKVLPIYFDGINSYVPRISPAIDETVYISLGRILSHGFLMVGVFPTSLNKIFISALLVGKQHVSDQNFLEGFLDYISSYDSLRMQKILDENNSKALSNEDTDFLVDFLSEYGVTKLPNASNLRAIVLSVAKTELWNKVVMAADAMKQGLCEGMLKELWLQVTNQSVFELYSSLRVTTEKVLSLVSVDNPSAMTKGQHIVYMYFRRYVRCLNERELTRLLRFVTGSSTPTVSSIKVIFHAQLGNLPHVTVHACSGVVDLPSSGYDSFPDFRSQMTEVLKNVDSWRFSLA from the exons ATGGCGATGGAATTGGACCAG gttttcaattttttgaaaGAGAAGAGAAACCTTGAAGAGGATGTATGTCAAGCGTTCAAAGATGAAAAG ATGGATTTTGCAGCAGTACGAATGGCCAGCGACAGTGACTTTCAAGCTCTTGGTATCAGGAGAAGAGGGGACATCCTCGCTCTGAGGTCATTTGTTTTAAGTGACGAAGAAAACCAAAGGGAaaaggaagggaagaagagaaaacttttAGAACTAACAAAACAACTAGCGTCCAAGTCTTTGAAAAAGAAACCAGGCTCGCTCGGCCTGAAAGGAAAATTATCAGAAGACGCCGGTAGAGAGATACCCCCAACGCAACGCTTAAAAAAGATCCAGATCGGTTGGATGCACTATAACGAAAAGGACAGGCGTTATGTAGCTGTTCGTATGGCAAAAGGGGGAGGGACCAGAGAAGTATCTTTACCCCTTGAGTCGACATCCGAAGAGGTAATGAAGGCCATGAAAGGTATTTTTTTCCCAGACAGGACGTCCGTATTTGGAAGTACGGACCGGATGACTTTTGCTCTAGGAAACTTTAGATGCGAGGAAATTGTTCATGACAACTTTACGTTGGTCAAGTATATTACTAAGCACAAATTGACGAAAGTGCGCCTGTACATTTTATCCAAAGCCAGCAGCGAGAAGTTCGAATACCAACAAAAAGAAGTTATTCCTCTTAGTGACGATGACAGCGACTTGATGACATCTGCTTTTGAAGACAAACAGGGCACATCTCAGTCACAATTGCTTGGCTCTTCTGAAGATAGGGAATCCCTCAGAATACAGCAAGAAAGAGAATACCTGGAGTGTTTAGCTACAGAccgagagaaagaaaaagagaaacgaCAAGAGCTCTTATTACTCCAGGAGAAAACAGCAAGACAGGAAAGTCTGCGTGATTCCAGAGCTAAAAGAGTCCCCTTTGAGCCACCAACAAACGCTCCCCACATTACAGTTTCCGTGAGACACCTGACACTTGGAATTCAAATGCGCAGATTTGACAACAGCGGCCAAGTAGGAAGTGTCTACGACTGGGTTGGGTCTTTAAGCTTGGAGCCCGAGTATTTCACTCTCTCTATGCCGGATAACGCAAACATAAGCCCAGCCTTGCCAATAGAAACTGTCAATCGGGTGATGTTGTCGATGGCTGAGTGCGCGGAAACGCCATCTTTTCCAGATGATGATATTTGTTTTAAAGGTTTTGGTGCAGGGCCTGAAGAAAATCACTCAAGTTACAGTGATGAATCCGATGAGACTACGGAGCCACTTTCCCGTGTTTCAGATAAACCACCCCATGTGTTGATGAAGGAAGATGAAGA tttaaaagaTGTCGAGTCACCTGGAGAAGATGATCAAGGGGTTGAATTCACTGCTTTGAATATAGAAGCAATGCATGCCGGGTTTTCCACTGGGGGATCACTGGATACCAATGAAGGATCGAGTCCATTGAACAGTAGTGATGATGAG TTCCAGGTAGAAGAGGCAGCTACAAACGTACAAGGACGGCGAGGAAGAAGAGCTTCTCCAGGATATCAGTTTAGACAGCGTTATTTACAGGAGGTGACGAAATTTGCAGAAGTGAATGAAGCGGAGGAACAATCACAGCGA AATATTTCACACAAAAGGATGGACATCCTCGAGAAGCTTTTGGACCTTGGAGAGACCAAACAAGTGACCATAGACCGGGAGAACATCGTCGAGAATATGCTTAGATTGTATAGTAAAGGAGATGTAACAGAGTGTCTTTTGAATGTAAATTTCTATAATGAGTCCGCGGTTGATTTCGATGGGGTGAAGAGAGAAGCCTTTACGCTTTTTTGGGAAAAAGTACTCCCAATCTATTTTGACGGGATAAATAGTTATGTTCCTCGAATTTCGCCAGCAATAGACGAAACTGTTTATATTAGCCTAGGCAGAATTCTGAGCCACGGGTTTCTGATGGTTGGAGTTTTTCCAACCTCCCTTAATAAGATCTTTATTTCTGCTCTTCTCGTAGGCAAACAACATGTAAGCGACCAGAATTTTTTGGAGGGGTTCTTGGATTACATAAGTTCTTATGACAGTTTAAGAATGCAGAAGATTTTGGACGAAAACAATTCAAAGGCTCTCTCAAATGAAGACACTGACTTTTTGGTGGACTTTTTGTCCGAGTATGGAGTAACTAAATTGCCAAATGCAAGCAATTTACGTGCAATTGTACTTAGCGTTGCAAAGACAGAGCTGTGGAATAAGGTTGTGATGGCAGCAGACGCTATGAAGCAAGGCCTCTGTGAAGGCATGCTTAAAGAATTGTGGCTGCAAGTCACGAATCAGTCAGTCTTTGAGCTTTACAGCTCGTTGCGTGTGACAACTGAAAAAGTGCTCTCCCTGGTTTCTGTTGATAACCCAAGTGCAATGACAAAAGGACAACACATTGTCTACATGTATTTTAGGAGATACGTTCGTTGTCTAAACGAAAGGGAATTGACACGCTTGCTTCGTTTTGTAACAGGCAGTTCCACTCCAACCGTATCATCAATTAAAGTAATATTTCATGCGCAGCTGGGTAACTTGCCCCATGTTACTGTGCATGCTTGTTCAGGCGTGGTAGATTTGCCTTCTAGTGGCTATGACAGTTTTCCAGATTTTAGGTCGCAAATGACCGAGGTGCTAAAGAATGTAGACTCCTGGAGATTTTCCTTAGCTTAA